One genomic window of [Clostridium] scindens ATCC 35704 includes the following:
- the arcC gene encoding carbamate kinase — MKKRVVVALGHRALGTTLPEQKEAVKKTSKIIADLIMNGCQVAITHSNAPQVGMIHTAMNEFGKAHQDYTAAPMSVCSAMSQGYIGYDLQNGIREELLNRGIYRTVSTILTQVIVDPYDEAFYTPTKVLGRYMNAEEANEERKKGNYVVEEPGKGFRRIVSAPNPVSIVEIDAIKALLDADQIVVACGGGGIPVLKQDNHLKGASAVIEKDLTAGKLAEEVDADELLILTSVEKVKINMGRPQEEELGEITIEQARQYMEEGHFGEYNMLPKFSASVAFIEKREGRRALITSFDKLEDALKGRTGTIIK; from the coding sequence ATGAAGAAAAGAGTTGTAGTTGCACTAGGACACCGTGCCCTTGGCACCACCCTGCCAGAGCAGAAGGAAGCGGTAAAGAAGACATCAAAGATAATCGCAGATCTGATCATGAATGGCTGCCAGGTGGCAATCACACATAGCAATGCGCCCCAGGTAGGAATGATCCATACGGCTATGAATGAATTTGGCAAGGCGCATCAGGACTACACGGCAGCTCCTATGTCCGTATGCTCTGCCATGAGCCAGGGATACATTGGATATGACTTGCAGAATGGTATCCGGGAGGAACTTCTGAACCGCGGGATATACAGGACGGTCAGTACGATTCTTACCCAGGTGATCGTAGATCCTTATGATGAGGCATTCTATACGCCGACGAAAGTGCTGGGGCGCTATATGAATGCAGAAGAAGCCAATGAAGAGCGTAAGAAAGGCAATTATGTGGTGGAAGAGCCAGGAAAGGGATTCCGCCGCATCGTATCTGCGCCAAATCCGGTCAGCATTGTAGAGATTGATGCCATCAAAGCGCTTCTGGATGCAGATCAGATCGTTGTGGCCTGCGGAGGAGGAGGAATTCCGGTACTAAAGCAGGACAATCATCTAAAAGGCGCCAGCGCAGTCATCGAGAAGGATCTGACGGCCGGCAAGCTTGCGGAAGAGGTGGATGCGGACGAATTGCTCATCCTGACCAGCGTTGAAAAGGTCAAGATCAATATGGGAAGGCCGCAGGAAGAGGAACTGGGCGAGATTACCATAGAACAGGCCAGACAGTATATGGAAGAAGGCCATTTCGGCGAGTACAATATGCTTCCAAAGTTCAGCGCGTCTGTAGCGTTTATAGAGAAGCGTGAAGGAAGAAGGGCGTTGATTACATCCTTTGATAAATTGGAGGATGCGCTCAAAGGCAGAACCGGTACCATTATAAAATAA
- a CDS encoding HPr family phosphocarrier protein, with amino-acid sequence MSQVIIQFKNPDEVVEFTNTVERFPYSMDILRGSNSVADAKSLLGIIALGLGNRLKLRIYSEDCDEVLKEISKYIVAA; translated from the coding sequence ATGAGCCAGGTAATCATTCAATTCAAAAACCCGGATGAAGTAGTAGAATTTACAAATACAGTAGAACGCTTCCCATATAGCATGGATATTCTGCGAGGCAGCAACTCGGTGGCAGATGCCAAATCCCTGCTGGGGATTATTGCGCTAGGTCTGGGCAATCGGTTGAAACTGCGAATATACAGTGAAGACTGCGATGAGGTGCTTAAAGAGATCAGCAAGTATATCGTGGCGGCATAG
- a CDS encoding IbrB-like domain-containing protein — MDKRMNRIEELARELSEEIGCLDDKEKVEALNHARRCLHEVSPFRDEPCDCIQWVRQEDVHANEYNPNHVAGPEMRLLYESIKLDGYTMPIVTYDLGDGTREIVDGFHRNRVGREHADIRNRVHEYLPVSTIDKTEDERIGSTIRHNRARGTHGIRPMSEIVLELSQMGWDDEKICRRLGMDLDEVIRLKQITGLKEAFMNHEFSRSWEEFKGKYYEE, encoded by the coding sequence ATGGACAAGAGAATGAATAGGATAGAGGAACTAGCGCGCGAACTGTCAGAGGAGATCGGATGCCTTGATGATAAGGAAAAGGTAGAGGCGCTGAATCACGCAAGGAGATGCCTGCACGAGGTCAGCCCGTTCAGGGACGAGCCTTGCGACTGCATACAGTGGGTAAGGCAGGAGGACGTACATGCGAACGAGTATAATCCGAATCATGTCGCTGGCCCGGAAATGAGGCTGCTTTACGAGTCGATAAAACTTGACGGGTACACGATGCCTATTGTAACCTATGACTTAGGGGATGGAACCCGGGAGATCGTGGACGGGTTCCACAGAAACCGCGTGGGAAGGGAGCATGCAGACATCCGAAACAGGGTGCATGAATATCTCCCCGTGTCAACGATAGACAAGACGGAGGATGAGAGGATAGGATCTACCATCCGCCATAACCGGGCGCGTGGAACTCATGGAATCCGCCCAATGTCGGAAATCGTCCTGGAACTATCGCAGATGGGATGGGATGACGAGAAGATATGCAGGCGGCTTGGAATGGATCTGGATGAGGTCATAAGGCTGAAGCAGATCACAGGCCTGAAGGAAGCATTCATGAACCATGAGTTCAGCAGATCATGGGAAGAATTCAAGGGGAAATACTATGAGGAATAG
- a CDS encoding PRC-barrel domain-containing protein — MRLCELENKEVINACDCKKLGYVVDLIIDECKGCIEALVIPKGGKLCGFFSDGAEYIIPYKCIRKIGPDIILVEIHEEG; from the coding sequence ATGCGCCTGTGCGAACTTGAGAATAAAGAAGTGATTAATGCGTGCGACTGTAAGAAACTTGGATATGTTGTAGACCTGATCATCGATGAGTGCAAAGGATGCATCGAGGCCCTGGTCATTCCCAAGGGCGGAAAACTATGCGGCTTCTTCAGCGATGGGGCGGAATATATTATCCCATACAAATGCATCCGGAAGATTGGACCGGATATAATCCTTGTGGAAATCCATGAGGAGGGATGA
- the nrdR gene encoding transcriptional regulator NrdR: MKCPYCNHPDTRVIDSRPAEDGNSIRRRRSCDVCGKRFTTYEKVETIPLIIIKKDNNREQYNRKKIENGVLRACYKRPVSAEDIQRSIDGIETKIFSLEAKEIPSSTIGEIVMEELKGLDEVAYVRFASVYREFKDVNTFMDELKKILK; this comes from the coding sequence ATGAAGTGCCCATATTGTAATCATCCAGATACCAGAGTTATTGATTCCAGGCCGGCGGAAGATGGCAACTCCATACGCAGGCGCCGATCATGCGATGTGTGCGGCAAGAGGTTTACGACCTACGAGAAGGTGGAGACGATTCCACTGATTATCATTAAGAAGGATAATAACCGGGAGCAGTATAATAGAAAGAAGATTGAGAATGGGGTTCTGCGCGCCTGCTATAAGAGGCCGGTATCTGCAGAAGACATCCAGCGTTCCATTGACGGCATAGAGACGAAGATATTCAGCCTGGAAGCAAAGGAGATTCCAAGCAGCACAATAGGCGAGATCGTCATGGAAGAGTTAAAAGGGCTGGATGAGGTTGCATATGTAAGATTTGCATCCGTATACAGAGAGTTTAAGGACGTGAATACCTTTATGGATGAGTTGAAAAAGATATTGAAGTAG
- a CDS encoding CD3073 family putative ECF transporter S component has product MNKEISNTMKLMMCGLAIAINIVLGIVMAMIKFPVYLDTIGTIFIAIYFGPWYGAAVGGLTNFLTAILNGMTDMPFMLVNIAIGLVIGFIFRKARFTLVNVVIAGIAIGIIAPIIGTPIGIAVYGGLTGTISDVAVVWLKQSGASIFAASFLPKLANNLVDKIGSCLIIYLLIKSMPATLKPACMLQRKAKA; this is encoded by the coding sequence ATGAACAAAGAAATTTCTAACACAATGAAACTTATGATGTGCGGGCTTGCAATCGCCATTAATATTGTCCTTGGGATTGTAATGGCAATGATCAAGTTCCCGGTCTACCTGGATACCATCGGCACGATCTTCATCGCCATATATTTCGGCCCATGGTATGGCGCTGCGGTTGGAGGTCTTACTAATTTCCTGACCGCGATCTTAAATGGAATGACGGATATGCCATTTATGCTGGTAAATATCGCGATCGGCCTGGTTATCGGATTTATTTTCCGCAAGGCGAGGTTTACGCTTGTCAATGTAGTGATCGCGGGAATCGCGATTGGAATTATCGCTCCGATTATTGGAACGCCGATTGGAATCGCCGTATATGGAGGACTTACGGGAACGATTTCCGATGTGGCGGTTGTCTGGCTTAAGCAGAGCGGTGCAAGCATATTTGCCGCTTCTTTCCTTCCAAAACTTGCCAATAACCTGGTAGATAAGATCGGTTCATGCCTGATCATCTATCTTCTTATTAAGTCCATGCCGGCGACATTGAAACCAGCCTGCATGCTGCAGAGAAAAGCAAAAGCATAG
- a CDS encoding exodeoxyribonuclease III gives MKFVSWNVNGIRACVQKGFMEFFQEADADIFCIQESKMQEGQLELETPGYHQYWNYAKKKGYSGTAIFTKQEPISVSYGIGIEEHDQEGRVITLEFEDYYFITVYTPNSQNELARLPYRMQWEDDFLAYLKKLEEAKPVIFCGDLNVAHKEIDLKNPKTNRKNAGFTDEERAKFTSLVDAGFIDTFRYFYPDAQGIYSWWSYRFSARAKNAGWRIDYFCVSESLEERLVDAKILTDVMGSDHCPIVLEMK, from the coding sequence ATGAAGTTTGTTTCATGGAATGTAAATGGAATCCGGGCCTGCGTACAGAAAGGCTTTATGGAGTTCTTTCAGGAGGCTGATGCGGATATTTTCTGCATTCAGGAATCGAAGATGCAGGAAGGCCAGCTGGAACTGGAGACTCCGGGATATCACCAGTACTGGAACTACGCGAAGAAGAAAGGGTATTCAGGAACCGCCATATTCACAAAGCAGGAGCCCATATCCGTATCTTACGGAATTGGAATCGAAGAACATGACCAGGAAGGCCGCGTGATCACCCTGGAATTTGAAGATTATTATTTTATTACAGTATATACGCCTAACTCTCAGAATGAACTGGCAAGGCTTCCCTATCGTATGCAGTGGGAGGATGACTTCCTTGCATATCTGAAGAAGTTAGAAGAAGCGAAGCCGGTGATCTTCTGCGGGGACCTGAATGTGGCCCACAAGGAGATTGACCTTAAGAATCCCAAGACAAACCGCAAGAATGCCGGATTTACAGATGAAGAGCGGGCTAAGTTCACCTCGCTGGTAGATGCCGGGTTCATTGATACGTTCCGGTATTTTTATCCGGATGCACAAGGGATCTATTCCTGGTGGTCTTACCGCTTCAGCGCCAGGGCCAAGAACGCAGGCTGGCGTATCGACTATTTCTGTGTATCAGAATCACTGGAGGAGAGGCTGGTGGATGCGAAGATCCTGACGGATGTAATGGGGTCTGACCACTGTCCGATCGTATTGGAAATGAAATAA
- a CDS encoding ferredoxin: MKARVNEGCISCGACVAACPEVFRFNDDGVAEAYADVAPEYESAATEARDSCPVSVIDIEE; the protein is encoded by the coding sequence ATGAAAGCCAGAGTCAATGAAGGCTGTATCTCATGCGGGGCTTGCGTAGCAGCCTGCCCGGAAGTGTTCCGGTTTAATGATGACGGTGTTGCTGAAGCATATGCGGATGTGGCGCCTGAGTATGAAAGCGCGGCAACGGAGGCAAGGGACAGTTGTCCTGTATCCGTAATTGATATTGAAGAATAG
- a CDS encoding IS91 family transposase: protein MNILQKIFIEHYEEMIYLQHPRDAIVENVEKMIHCGDPSYGGAMYICPNCGNFKFTAFRCHSRFCPTCGNMYSIDRTTAMSFKIIDVQHRHCVFTIDDSLRPFFLKDRSLLNCLFSAVNSVISRMFHKENKSELFTPGFICVLHTFGRDLKWNPHIHCLVSEGGVGNTLSWRHFKHFNYHFLRDAFQTALLNELHQKIGPAFKKVKSAIYAKDKNGFYVRAMPNKCNPSQVIKYIGRYLGRPVIATSRIDSYDGDFVTFHYNRHEDNKLITETVPVLEFIDRLTQHIPEKHFKMIRYYGIYARHRNSDNFLRKAISREKHNFFLSLNRWRDSILHSFGYDPLKCPNCGKTMLFLELYFNHNPVPLHELYEKAMQKHRCRSPASFSYLPKPLFS, encoded by the coding sequence ATGAATATCTTACAAAAAATTTTTATCGAACATTATGAAGAAATGATTTATCTTCAACATCCTCGTGATGCTATTGTTGAGAATGTAGAAAAAATGATTCATTGTGGCGATCCATCTTATGGTGGCGCCATGTATATTTGTCCCAATTGTGGTAATTTCAAATTTACTGCTTTTCGTTGTCATTCTCGCTTCTGTCCAACTTGTGGTAACATGTATTCCATTGACAGAACTACTGCTATGTCTTTTAAGATTATTGATGTACAACATCGGCATTGTGTTTTTACCATTGATGATTCTTTGCGGCCTTTTTTTCTTAAAGACCGTTCTCTTCTTAACTGCCTTTTTTCGGCAGTCAACAGCGTGATTTCTCGTATGTTCCATAAAGAAAATAAATCTGAATTATTTACTCCTGGATTTATTTGCGTCCTTCATACCTTTGGCAGAGATTTAAAATGGAATCCTCACATTCACTGCCTTGTTTCTGAAGGTGGTGTTGGTAATACTCTTTCCTGGCGACACTTCAAACATTTTAACTATCATTTTTTACGTGATGCGTTCCAAACTGCTCTTTTAAATGAACTCCATCAAAAAATAGGTCCAGCTTTCAAAAAAGTAAAATCTGCTATCTATGCAAAAGATAAAAATGGTTTTTATGTTCGCGCCATGCCTAACAAGTGTAATCCTTCTCAGGTTATCAAATATATCGGTCGTTATCTTGGCAGACCTGTTATTGCTACTTCTCGCATTGATTCTTACGATGGTGATTTTGTCACCTTCCATTACAACCGTCATGAAGACAATAAACTTATTACAGAAACTGTTCCTGTTTTGGAATTCATTGACCGCTTAACACAACACATCCCTGAAAAACATTTTAAAATGATTCGCTATTATGGTATTTACGCTCGTCACCGTAATTCTGACAATTTTTTACGAAAAGCCATTTCCAGAGAAAAACATAACTTTTTTCTTTCACTCAATAGGTGGCGTGATTCAATCTTACATTCTTTTGGTTACGATCCTTTAAAATGTCCGAACTGTGGAAAAACCATGCTATTTTTAGAACTATATTTTAATCATAATCCTGTTCCTTTGCATGAATTATACGAAAAGGCTATGCAAAAACATAGATGTCGTTCGCCTGCCTCGTTTTCATATCTTCCAAAACCTCTTTTCTCATGA
- a CDS encoding ABC transporter ATP-binding protein, whose product MIEIKHLTKVYKLNKKQMAESKTKNPLKTAVDDLSLKAEEGEIYGLLGPNGAGKTTTLRCIATLIKPTKGEIYVNSHEVQKEPESVRESIGFLTSDIKLDEQFDVDYMFGFFGRLHNIPKDRLEKRKEELFSYFGIQDFAHKKIKELSTGMKQKAAIAVSLVHDPDIVIFDEPTNGLDIVTARSVTDYLKKLRDDGKLVIVSTHIMSEAEKLCDRIGIIIDGYKVAEGTLEQLLEQTNAADLEDAFFEFYKSKKGDE is encoded by the coding sequence ATGATTGAGATTAAGCATTTAACCAAGGTGTATAAGCTGAATAAAAAGCAGATGGCTGAATCCAAAACAAAGAATCCGCTGAAGACAGCGGTGGATGATCTGAGCCTGAAGGCAGAAGAAGGGGAGATCTATGGGCTTTTGGGTCCCAACGGCGCGGGAAAGACTACGACTCTCAGGTGTATTGCCACATTGATAAAGCCTACCAAGGGAGAGATCTATGTGAATAGCCACGAGGTTCAGAAGGAACCGGAGTCTGTGCGCGAAAGTATCGGATTCTTGACCAGTGATATCAAGCTGGATGAGCAGTTTGATGTAGACTACATGTTCGGATTCTTCGGAAGGCTGCACAATATACCGAAAGACAGGCTGGAAAAGCGTAAGGAAGAACTGTTTTCCTATTTTGGAATTCAGGATTTCGCCCATAAGAAGATTAAGGAACTGTCTACAGGCATGAAGCAGAAGGCAGCCATTGCGGTCAGCCTGGTTCATGACCCGGATATCGTAATATTTGACGAGCCTACCAATGGCCTGGACATCGTTACGGCAAGAAGCGTGACAGATTATTTGAAGAAATTAAGAGATGATGGCAAACTGGTGATCGTCTCTACGCATATCATGTCGGAAGCAGAGAAACTTTGCGACAGGATTGGCATTATCATTGACGGGTATAAGGTTGCGGAAGGAACGCTAGAGCAGCTTCTGGAACAGACCAATGCGGCAGACTTGGAGGACGCGTTCTTCGAGTTCTACAAGTCAAAGAAGGGGGATGAGTAA
- a CDS encoding CD3072 family TudS-related putative desulfidase, whose product MKQKIVIVSHCFLNDAAKLRNQDAADMEQERTKKRSFLKELLEQGIEVLQLPCPEFILYGCNRWGHAASQFDTPHFRQEARNMLLPIVMQLEEYAAYPDRYDILGVYGINGSPSCGVDYTYDGDWGGELGGKDAPCQLDKAYRPGIFMDVFAKLLEERHLSIKFYTLDAENRPI is encoded by the coding sequence ATGAAACAGAAAATTGTTATAGTCAGCCATTGCTTTCTAAATGATGCCGCCAAGCTCCGCAATCAGGACGCTGCGGATATGGAGCAGGAAAGGACAAAAAAGCGGTCATTCCTGAAGGAATTATTAGAACAGGGAATTGAAGTTCTCCAGCTGCCCTGCCCGGAATTCATCCTATATGGATGCAACCGCTGGGGACACGCCGCTTCCCAGTTCGATACGCCGCATTTTCGTCAGGAGGCCAGGAATATGCTACTGCCGATCGTCATGCAGCTGGAGGAATACGCAGCCTATCCGGACCGCTATGACATTCTGGGCGTCTACGGCATCAATGGCAGTCCCAGCTGCGGAGTAGACTATACCTACGACGGAGACTGGGGCGGCGAGCTTGGAGGCAAGGATGCCCCCTGCCAGTTAGATAAGGCGTACAGGCCCGGCATTTTTATGGATGTCTTTGCAAAACTACTGGAGGAAAGGCATCTCTCCATAAAGTTCTACACGCTGGATGCCGAAAACCGCCCCATATAA
- a CDS encoding ABC transporter permease, which produces MSGIKQIFNKEMARIFKDKKMVFSVFLLPVLIMVVILSIVNGLASNMEDDIESHVAQVYIMNKPETLNDILDASGAKFKLKDIDSAKEMKQAKKEILEGEADLIVEFPDNFRQEVEDYREGSKIPQVKTYQNPSEDYSRAAADNMDAALEAYRQFLLSQRVSDMEQLTVFQINSDNDEMYIQDEKKASGKAIGTMLPYFITILLFAGAMGIGTDMIAGEKERGTMASLLVSPIKRSSIVLGKVFSLMTVSGISSLIYVIAMVICAPIMMGYMGGLDKLSISLSPQQGIMLGAMLVALSFLYSSIIALISVFAKSTKEASTYVMPAYMLVLIVGLFTMFTSGEPSQTTYFIPFYNNALVLQGILSQEVTMFQYGVTLAETLAVGAILLGVIVKAFESEKVMSA; this is translated from the coding sequence ATGAGCGGAATCAAGCAGATATTTAACAAGGAGATGGCCAGGATATTCAAAGACAAGAAGATGGTATTCTCCGTATTTCTACTTCCGGTGCTGATTATGGTGGTCATCCTGTCTATTGTAAATGGGCTGGCATCCAATATGGAGGATGATATCGAATCCCATGTAGCGCAGGTCTACATAATGAATAAGCCGGAGACGCTGAATGATATCCTGGATGCCTCGGGGGCGAAGTTCAAGTTAAAGGACATTGACAGCGCGAAGGAAATGAAGCAGGCTAAGAAAGAGATTCTGGAAGGGGAAGCGGATCTGATCGTGGAATTCCCGGATAACTTCCGGCAGGAGGTAGAAGACTATCGGGAGGGCAGCAAGATTCCTCAGGTCAAGACATACCAGAATCCGTCCGAAGATTATTCCAGGGCAGCAGCAGACAATATGGACGCGGCGCTGGAGGCCTACCGGCAGTTCCTGCTGTCCCAGAGGGTGAGCGATATGGAGCAGCTGACCGTATTCCAGATAAATTCAGACAATGATGAAATGTACATCCAGGATGAGAAGAAGGCCAGCGGCAAGGCAATCGGAACGATGCTCCCATATTTTATTACGATTCTTCTCTTTGCGGGGGCAATGGGAATCGGAACGGATATGATCGCGGGAGAAAAGGAGAGGGGGACTATGGCCAGCCTTCTGGTATCTCCGATCAAGAGAAGTTCCATCGTACTTGGCAAGGTATTCTCCCTGATGACGGTATCCGGCATTTCCTCATTGATCTATGTGATCGCCATGGTGATATGCGCTCCGATCATGATGGGTTATATGGGAGGCCTTGATAAGTTGAGCATCAGCTTAAGCCCGCAGCAGGGAATCATGCTCGGTGCGATGCTGGTAGCGCTTTCCTTCCTGTATTCCAGCATTATTGCGCTGATTTCCGTGTTTGCCAAGTCTACCAAGGAGGCAAGCACGTACGTGATGCCGGCGTATATGCTGGTTTTGATCGTAGGGCTGTTCACCATGTTTACGTCAGGAGAACCCAGCCAGACGACCTATTTCATCCCATTTTACAATAATGCGCTGGTGCTACAGGGAATCTTAAGCCAGGAGGTCACCATGTTCCAGTATGGAGTAACGCTGGCTGAAACGCTGGCGGTAGGCGCAATCCTTCTTGGCGTCATTGTAAAGGCGTTTGAAAGCGAAAAAGTAATGTCCGCATAA
- the ymfI gene encoding elongation factor P 5-aminopentanone reductase, producing MNKKTVLVTGASRGIGKSTALYFAARGYHVFLNCCTSVSDLNKVKHTIETSYHGSCDIVLGNVGKPEETDQIFRHIYSTCSYLDVLINNAGVSYIGLLTDMSNSEWEHIIQTNLSSVFYCCRHAIPPMVARKSGKIINVSSMWGTSGASCEAAYSASKAGVNGLTKALAKELAPSNIQVNAVACGVIDTAMNQRLTREERKDLEEEIPMGRFGTTDEVASIIWDIANASPYMTGQVIGVDGGYL from the coding sequence ATGAATAAAAAAACGGTTCTGGTTACAGGTGCTTCCAGGGGAATTGGAAAAAGCACTGCCTTGTATTTCGCAGCGAGAGGGTATCATGTTTTTCTGAACTGCTGTACTTCCGTTTCTGATCTGAACAAGGTAAAGCATACCATAGAGACTTCCTATCATGGCTCCTGTGATATCGTGCTTGGCAATGTGGGAAAGCCGGAAGAGACGGATCAGATATTCCGGCACATCTACAGCACATGCAGTTATCTGGATGTACTGATCAACAATGCCGGCGTCTCTTATATCGGACTGCTGACAGATATGAGCAATTCGGAGTGGGAACATATCATTCAGACGAACCTGTCTTCCGTCTTCTACTGCTGCCGACACGCCATCCCTCCTATGGTAGCCAGGAAGTCCGGCAAGATCATCAATGTATCTTCCATGTGGGGAACCTCCGGCGCCTCCTGCGAAGCTGCGTATTCTGCCTCCAAGGCAGGGGTAAACGGTCTTACCAAGGCGCTCGCCAAGGAACTGGCTCCCAGCAATATCCAGGTAAATGCCGTGGCCTGCGGAGTCATTGATACGGCCATGAATCAGAGGCTTACCAGGGAGGAACGAAAAGATCTGGAGGAAGAGATTCCAATGGGAAGATTCGGTACCACCGATGAAGTGGCAAGCATCATCTGGGATATCGCCAATGCTTCTCCTTATATGACGGGGCAGGTAATCGGGGTTGACGGCGGGTATCTGTAA
- the truA gene encoding tRNA pseudouridine(38-40) synthase TruA: protein MRTYKLTIAYDGSRYQGWQRQATTDNTIQFVLEWSIGKLVGYRVHVDGSGRTDAGVHARGQVASVKLSKLYDTKELKDSLNRYLPEDIRIVKVELVKNGFHARKSAKGKKYEYYIDCREKPDVFSRRYCYHYPEKLDIEAMRDAVQYLIGPKNFTSFTDDKECKDPIRRIINIKIVSTGEKVRITYYGTGFLYHMVRILTGTLLEIGTGKRDASMLPVVIAAEDRCLAGFLAPARGLFLRKVYY from the coding sequence ATGAGAACGTACAAATTAACCATTGCTTATGATGGGAGCAGATATCAGGGGTGGCAGCGCCAGGCCACGACGGACAATACGATCCAGTTCGTGCTGGAGTGGAGCATCGGCAAATTAGTGGGATACCGCGTGCATGTGGATGGCTCCGGCAGGACGGACGCGGGCGTACATGCCCGTGGCCAGGTTGCAAGCGTAAAACTTTCCAAACTCTATGATACAAAGGAACTGAAGGATTCGCTGAACCGCTACCTTCCGGAGGATATCCGGATTGTAAAAGTAGAACTTGTAAAGAACGGATTTCATGCCCGCAAGAGCGCAAAAGGGAAAAAATATGAGTATTATATTGACTGCCGGGAGAAGCCGGATGTATTCTCGCGCCGCTACTGCTACCATTATCCGGAGAAGCTGGATATCGAGGCAATGAGGGACGCGGTACAGTATCTCATCGGACCTAAGAATTTTACCAGTTTTACTGATGATAAGGAGTGCAAAGATCCGATCCGCCGTATTATTAATATCAAGATTGTCAGCACCGGCGAGAAGGTAAGGATCACCTATTATGGGACAGGCTTTCTCTACCATATGGTGCGTATCCTGACGGGAACTTTGCTGGAAATCGGTACCGGGAAGAGGGATGCATCCATGCTGCCGGTGGTAATCGCGGCAGAAGACAGGTGCCTTGCAGGTTTCCTTGCTCCTGCAAGGGGCCTTTTCCTGCGTAAAGTGTATTATTAA